A region of Hydrogenimonas cancrithermarum DNA encodes the following proteins:
- the prmC gene encoding peptide chain release factor N(5)-glutamine methyltransferase, whose protein sequence is MTIEEALREGAVTLASVADRPRLEAEILMSEHLGRERVWLHMHSDRKMEDPKGYFALVERRCKSEPIEYITGRVSFYDLQLEVGPGVLIARPETELLVDMAAKIVGKYRLTNICEIGVGSGAVSIMLAKMFPELRIVATDISEKALAYARKNVVRYGLEDRIELRQADLLEGIETVPEMIVSNPPYIGERYMLPHSLRYEPENALIGGVCGDELLQRIILTAKTRNVPHLVCEMGYDQRHPIVEFCAEQHLPEPKFYRDLAGLDRGFYVRMSGE, encoded by the coding sequence ATGACAATCGAGGAGGCGCTGCGTGAAGGCGCTGTAACGCTTGCTTCCGTTGCAGATAGACCGAGGCTCGAAGCCGAAATATTGATGTCGGAGCATCTGGGCAGAGAGCGTGTGTGGCTTCATATGCACAGTGACCGGAAGATGGAAGACCCGAAGGGTTACTTCGCGCTGGTCGAGCGCCGGTGCAAAAGCGAACCGATCGAATATATCACGGGCAGAGTCTCTTTTTATGACCTGCAGCTCGAAGTGGGGCCGGGCGTGTTGATCGCACGTCCGGAAACGGAACTGCTGGTCGATATGGCGGCGAAGATCGTCGGGAAGTATCGTTTGACGAATATCTGTGAAATCGGTGTCGGAAGCGGTGCCGTGAGTATTATGCTGGCAAAAATGTTTCCGGAGCTTCGGATCGTCGCGACCGATATCTCCGAAAAAGCGCTCGCCTATGCCAGGAAGAATGTGGTTCGTTACGGGCTGGAAGATCGTATCGAACTGCGGCAGGCCGATCTGCTCGAGGGCATCGAGACGGTGCCGGAGATGATCGTCTCCAATCCGCCCTATATCGGCGAAAGGTATATGCTTCCCCATTCACTTCGCTATGAACCGGAAAATGCGTTGATTGGCGGAGTCTGCGGTGACGAGCTGCTACAACGTATCATCTTGACGGCGAAAACGCGAAACGTGCCGCATCTCGTTTGTGAAATGGGGTACGATCAACGTCATCCTATCGTAGAGTTCTGTGCAGAACAGCACCTGCCGGAACCGAAGTTTTACCGGGATCTCGCCGGACTCGATCGTGGATTCTACGTGCGTATGAGTGGCGAGTAG
- a CDS encoding BaiN/RdsA family NAD(P)/FAD-dependent oxidoreductase yields MRVAIVGGGAAGLMAAVTAAEAGTSVDLYEQNRDVGKKILASGNGRCNISNTSLSSKDYFGKHPSFVDFALKQFDFGAFERFCESIGLPLDIKPDGRVYPLSNEARSVQLALRRYAAHLGVNMLTQRTVTSVERISGKFLIFSDIGKEEYDRVLVCTGSPAAPQLGGSMSGWQIAESFGHTIVPAYPSLVGLHLSGKWHERMSGVKRDAEVTLYVDGKREVAVGGDLLFTRYGISGFAVLDISSFASPALLQGHRVSVGLNLLPAFDRQRLISYLQRLAKRVPFLTLEALLESVLPHKTAAALLASLKLEGRMPAADAGAKCIRSIATRILDWRFDVTETHGYRHAEVAGGGVDTAEVDPKTMASKRVPGLYFAGEVLDIVGKRGGYNLHFAWASGYLAGRGVMR; encoded by the coding sequence ATGCGTGTTGCAATCGTCGGCGGCGGTGCCGCCGGTCTCATGGCGGCCGTGACCGCTGCCGAAGCAGGAACGAGTGTCGATCTGTACGAGCAGAATCGTGATGTCGGCAAAAAGATTCTTGCTTCTGGCAACGGCCGATGCAATATCTCCAATACCTCACTATCTTCGAAAGACTATTTCGGGAAACACCCTTCGTTTGTCGACTTTGCACTCAAACAGTTCGACTTTGGAGCTTTCGAACGCTTCTGCGAGTCGATCGGGCTTCCGCTCGATATAAAACCCGACGGAAGGGTCTATCCGTTGAGCAACGAAGCACGGTCGGTTCAGTTGGCTTTGAGGCGTTACGCCGCTCACTTGGGTGTCAATATGCTGACACAGCGTACCGTCACGTCGGTAGAACGGATTTCGGGGAAATTTCTGATTTTTTCCGATATAGGCAAGGAGGAGTACGACAGAGTTCTTGTTTGTACCGGATCGCCTGCGGCCCCGCAGCTTGGGGGCAGTATGAGCGGCTGGCAGATTGCCGAATCGTTCGGCCACACGATCGTTCCCGCCTATCCATCTCTGGTAGGACTCCATCTGTCGGGAAAATGGCATGAACGGATGAGCGGCGTGAAGCGGGATGCGGAAGTGACACTCTATGTCGATGGGAAAAGAGAGGTGGCGGTCGGGGGTGACCTGCTCTTTACCCGCTACGGCATCTCCGGGTTCGCCGTGCTCGATATCTCATCCTTCGCATCGCCGGCGCTGTTGCAAGGGCATCGCGTGAGCGTGGGGCTCAATCTTCTGCCGGCATTCGATCGCCAGCGCCTGATCTCCTATCTGCAGCGGTTGGCGAAACGGGTACCGTTTTTGACCCTGGAAGCTCTTTTGGAAAGTGTTTTGCCCCACAAGACGGCAGCGGCATTGCTGGCATCTTTGAAATTGGAAGGGAGGATGCCGGCAGCCGACGCGGGGGCGAAGTGTATCAGGAGTATCGCGACGAGAATTCTCGACTGGCGTTTCGACGTGACCGAAACACATGGGTACAGACATGCCGAAGTTGCCGGAGGGGGTGTCGATACGGCGGAGGTCGATCCGAAAACGATGGCGTCGAAGCGGGTTCCGGGGCTCTATTTTGCCGGAGAGGTGCTCGACATCGTCGGAAAGCGGGGAGGGTATAACCTCCACTTCGCCTGGGCCAGCGGTTATCTGGCCGGGCGGGGAGTCATGCGATGA
- a CDS encoding M48 family metallopeptidase, producing MVEALSIIFFLYVLIKVYISVMQIGYVARAKDMPPVLMKPSSWIKSARYLISNERLKIVETLVEYALFVFWLSWGIRWLDTMTWNMDPILQAVIAVDLFLIVNYIVELPFSIYKTFVIDERFKFNHSSPELFIKDQMKGSLLTLVFASLLSAAIAWIIINVPMWWFFSFLLVFAVIVLLNLLYPTVIAPIFNKFTPLEDEELNEKIRQLLEKSGFESEGVYVVDASKRDARLNAYFGGLGKSKRVVLFDTLLDKLNDNELLAVLGHELGHFKHHDIYKNIAMLGGILFVGFYIFGHMPTSLFMELGVRETPAMIMVLFMLLISVFMFIFMPIMSFVSRHNEYEADRYATQIHGNSGDLVSALKKLVDENKSFPKAHKLTIFFYHSHPPVIERLKALGDKSVYDEKEDEALKGECSV from the coding sequence ATGGTCGAAGCACTCTCCATAATTTTCTTTTTGTATGTATTGATCAAAGTCTATATAAGTGTGATGCAGATCGGTTATGTCGCGAGGGCGAAAGATATGCCGCCCGTACTGATGAAGCCGAGCAGCTGGATCAAGTCGGCGCGCTATCTTATCTCCAACGAGCGTCTCAAGATCGTGGAAACGTTGGTGGAGTACGCTCTTTTCGTTTTCTGGCTTTCATGGGGTATCCGCTGGCTCGATACGATGACATGGAACATGGACCCCATTTTGCAGGCCGTCATCGCGGTCGACCTGTTTCTGATCGTCAACTACATCGTGGAGCTTCCGTTTTCGATCTATAAAACTTTCGTTATCGACGAACGGTTCAAGTTCAACCACTCCTCGCCGGAACTCTTTATAAAGGACCAGATGAAAGGCAGTCTCCTGACACTCGTTTTTGCGTCACTGCTCAGTGCCGCCATCGCATGGATCATTATAAACGTACCGATGTGGTGGTTCTTCAGCTTCCTTCTGGTCTTTGCCGTTATCGTTTTGTTGAACCTTCTCTACCCGACGGTCATCGCACCGATTTTCAACAAGTTTACACCGCTCGAAGACGAGGAGCTGAACGAGAAGATCAGACAACTGCTTGAAAAGAGCGGATTCGAGAGCGAAGGGGTCTATGTCGTCGATGCCAGCAAGCGTGACGCCAGGCTCAACGCCTATTTCGGGGGGCTTGGAAAGAGCAAACGGGTCGTTCTTTTCGATACCCTTCTCGACAAGCTGAACGACAACGAGCTGTTGGCGGTGTTGGGACATGAACTGGGCCATTTTAAGCATCACGATATATACAAAAACATCGCGATGCTCGGCGGCATTCTTTTTGTGGGATTTTATATTTTCGGCCATATGCCAACAAGCCTCTTTATGGAACTGGGTGTCAGAGAGACCCCTGCGATGATCATGGTACTCTTTATGCTGCTGATTTCTGTATTTATGTTTATCTTTATGCCGATCATGAGTTTTGTGAGCCGGCACAACGAGTATGAGGCGGACAGGTACGCTACGCAGATCCACGGCAACAGCGGCGATCTCGTCTCCGCACTGAAAAAACTGGTCGACGAGAACAAGAGTTTCCCGAAAGCGCACAAACTGACGATCTTTTTCTACCACTCCCATCCTCCGGTGATCGAACGGCTCAAGGCGTTGGGCGACAAAAGTGTCTATGACGAAAAAGAGGATGAAGCGCTCAAAGGCGAGTGCAGCGTATGA
- the abc-f gene encoding ribosomal protection-like ABC-F family protein: MALVDLLDVDKQFESQIIFEGINFHIDAYERIVIVGRNGSGKSTLMKIVSGEIEPDAGKRIVRQGIKIEMLEQQPVFDAGLTVRDAIERELTEIQEAKSRYEDISARLAEDFENRTLLEEHAKLTAFLDFHNAWNLDDKIERILKEFDLKAYEERPVNLLSGGEQRRVALASLLLKKPDILLLDEPTNHLDVYMVEFLEELLLKEKFTLLLISHDRYFIDRIATRTVEIDDHKLRSFKGGYESYLQQKEALLHAMHKEHETLLKLLKSEEEWLRRGVKARLKRNEGRKKRVLEMREQAKKNPSVIRKIKLELEREKHHFNREESVSRKKVLFEIEHLEKRLGDKLLIHNFSNRILQKDRIAVVGKNGSGKSTLLKLLLGREKPDAGVIKRGDFTIGYFDQHREMLDDDKNLIETFCPFGGDRVDVQGKNMHVYGYLKNFLFPKEYLDKKIGVLSGGEKNRVALALLFTKKVDCLILDEPTNDLDIPTINILEEYLLNFPGALIFVSHDRYFVDKIAKKLFIFKGHGIVEESYQPYSEFLAIEKELNSLAQFEHEIEMEKEKPKAEPVKKRKKKLSYNEQRELESLPEEIDALENRIAELNECLANPDCYQEKGIQNLTDELDGLEIEYNLKADRYLELLELQEELEG, encoded by the coding sequence ATGGCGCTAGTAGACCTCCTCGACGTCGACAAACAGTTCGAATCGCAAATCATTTTCGAAGGGATCAATTTCCATATCGATGCCTATGAACGCATCGTGATCGTCGGCCGTAACGGCAGCGGCAAATCGACACTGATGAAGATCGTCAGCGGCGAAATAGAACCGGACGCCGGGAAACGGATTGTAAGACAGGGTATCAAGATCGAAATGCTCGAGCAGCAGCCGGTCTTCGATGCGGGCCTGACCGTACGCGACGCCATCGAACGGGAGCTCACAGAGATTCAGGAAGCCAAAAGCAGATACGAAGATATCTCCGCCCGGCTGGCCGAAGATTTCGAGAACAGGACACTGCTCGAAGAGCATGCGAAACTGACGGCGTTTCTCGACTTTCACAATGCATGGAACCTCGACGACAAAATAGAGCGGATTCTCAAAGAGTTCGACCTCAAAGCTTATGAGGAGCGCCCCGTCAATCTGCTTAGCGGAGGCGAACAGCGGCGTGTGGCGCTTGCGTCACTGCTCCTGAAAAAGCCCGATATCCTCCTGCTGGACGAACCGACCAACCACCTCGATGTCTACATGGTCGAATTTCTCGAAGAGCTGCTGCTCAAAGAGAAGTTCACACTTCTACTCATCTCGCACGATCGTTACTTCATCGACCGTATCGCCACCCGCACCGTCGAGATCGACGACCACAAACTGCGCAGTTTCAAGGGGGGATACGAGAGCTATCTTCAGCAAAAAGAGGCACTGCTCCACGCGATGCACAAAGAGCACGAGACGCTGCTGAAGCTGCTCAAGTCGGAAGAGGAGTGGCTACGCCGCGGTGTGAAAGCGCGTCTCAAACGCAACGAAGGGCGGAAGAAACGGGTGCTCGAGATGCGTGAACAGGCGAAGAAAAACCCTTCTGTCATCCGCAAGATCAAACTCGAACTCGAACGGGAAAAACACCATTTCAACAGAGAGGAGAGCGTCAGCCGAAAAAAGGTTCTCTTCGAGATCGAACATCTCGAAAAACGCCTCGGCGACAAACTGCTGATCCACAACTTCTCCAACCGCATCCTCCAAAAAGACCGCATCGCCGTCGTCGGAAAGAACGGAAGCGGAAAATCGACGCTTCTAAAACTTCTTCTTGGACGCGAAAAACCGGATGCCGGTGTCATTAAACGGGGCGATTTCACGATCGGCTACTTCGACCAGCACCGTGAAATGCTCGACGACGACAAAAACCTCATCGAAACCTTCTGCCCCTTCGGCGGAGACCGTGTCGATGTGCAGGGAAAGAACATGCACGTCTACGGCTATCTCAAAAACTTCCTCTTCCCCAAAGAGTATCTCGACAAGAAAATCGGGGTCCTTAGCGGCGGGGAGAAGAACCGTGTCGCACTGGCACTTCTATTTACCAAAAAAGTGGACTGCCTCATCCTCGACGAACCGACCAACGACCTCGATATCCCGACCATCAATATCCTCGAAGAGTACCTTCTCAATTTCCCGGGCGCACTCATCTTCGTCAGCCACGACCGCTACTTCGTCGACAAGATCGCCAAGAAACTTTTCATCTTCAAAGGACACGGTATCGTCGAAGAGAGCTACCAGCCCTACTCCGAATTCCTCGCCATCGAAAAGGAGCTGAACAGCCTCGCACAGTTCGAGCATGAGATCGAGATGGAAAAAGAGAAACCGAAAGCCGAGCCGGTGAAGAAGAGAAAAAAGAAACTCAGCTACAACGAACAGCGTGAACTGGAATCGTTGCCCGAAGAGATCGACGCGCTCGAAAACCGTATCGCTGAGCTGAACGAATGCCTCGCCAACCCCGACTGCTACCAGGAAAAAGGTATTCAGAACCTAACGGATGAGCTGGACGGGCTGGAGATCGAATACAATCTAAAGGCGGACAGGTATCTGGAACTTTTGGAGTTGCAGGAGGAGTTGGAAGGGTGA
- a CDS encoding thioredoxin family protein yields the protein MNLETVENLIHHEPGVLLYFWGEHCNVCHALQPKLFEAFDQNFPKIEKIAIDVGEHADIAAHFGVFSIPTAIVFLGGKEFARVSRNVSIPALVERIERPYSILLS from the coding sequence ATGAATTTAGAAACGGTCGAAAATTTGATCCACCACGAGCCGGGTGTGTTGCTCTACTTCTGGGGCGAACACTGCAACGTCTGCCACGCCCTGCAGCCCAAGCTCTTCGAGGCGTTCGACCAGAACTTTCCGAAAATCGAAAAGATCGCCATCGACGTGGGCGAGCACGCCGACATCGCGGCCCATTTCGGTGTTTTTTCGATCCCGACAGCCATCGTTTTTCTCGGTGGCAAGGAGTTCGCGAGGGTAAGCCGGAACGTCAGTATTCCCGCACTGGTAGAACGGATAGAGCGCCCATATTCCATCCTTCTTTCATGA
- the thrC gene encoding threonine synthase, translating into MTFIETRGNDGSKPSEVTFSQAILSPSASFGGLYVPKKLPSLDFDFLDAHTQSHYKDLCKALFEKFDVDIDEADLNAALDRYDAFDDPEDPVPLVKIEEDAFVSELWHGPTRAFKDMALQPFGYILSKLAEKRGEKYLIMAATSGDTGPATLETFKDAPSVKVACLYPDGGTSDVQRLQMVTEEAKNEKVIGIHGNFDDAQTALKNLLASESFKAKLRESHTQLSAANSVNFGRIIFQVIYHIHSYLQLVNRSEVSMGEAVYLVVPSGNFGNALGGYYAKKMGLPIEKILISSNINNILTDLITKGEYDLTCKSLVQTTSPAMDILKSSNVERVLFDKFGPERTKQLMDDLNEKGKYILSPEELEMLREDFDADFCSDEEGKAVIASYAKKGYIMDPHTATCLKAYENLRRKSLKTIIYSTAEWTKFSPTVCEALGHKAKRDLDALQWVSEHYNVPVPKMISELFEKPIIHDTVIDKEQIEEEILKFI; encoded by the coding sequence ATGACCTTTATAGAGACACGTGGCAACGACGGGAGCAAGCCTTCGGAGGTGACTTTCAGTCAGGCGATTTTGAGCCCGAGTGCGAGTTTCGGCGGACTCTATGTCCCAAAAAAACTGCCGTCACTCGATTTCGACTTTCTCGATGCCCATACGCAGAGCCATTACAAGGATCTTTGCAAGGCACTTTTCGAAAAGTTCGATGTCGATATCGACGAAGCGGATCTGAATGCGGCGCTCGATCGCTACGATGCATTCGACGACCCCGAAGATCCCGTACCTCTCGTAAAAATCGAAGAGGATGCCTTCGTCAGCGAGCTTTGGCACGGCCCTACGCGTGCTTTTAAGGATATGGCGCTGCAGCCATTTGGCTACATCCTTTCCAAACTGGCCGAAAAACGCGGCGAAAAGTACCTTATCATGGCGGCGACCAGCGGAGATACGGGTCCTGCGACGCTGGAGACATTCAAGGATGCACCGAGCGTAAAGGTGGCGTGTCTCTACCCCGACGGTGGAACGAGCGATGTCCAGCGTCTGCAGATGGTGACCGAAGAGGCCAAGAACGAGAAGGTTATCGGAATCCACGGCAACTTCGACGATGCCCAGACGGCACTGAAAAACCTTCTTGCAAGCGAAAGTTTCAAGGCCAAACTGCGGGAGAGTCACACCCAGCTCTCGGCGGCCAATTCGGTTAACTTCGGACGTATCATCTTTCAGGTCATCTACCACATTCACAGCTATCTACAGCTCGTGAATCGCAGTGAGGTCTCGATGGGCGAGGCGGTCTATCTGGTCGTACCGAGCGGCAACTTCGGCAACGCTTTGGGTGGCTACTATGCCAAAAAGATGGGATTGCCGATCGAAAAGATTCTGATCTCTTCCAATATCAACAACATATTGACCGATTTGATCACCAAAGGAGAGTACGATCTGACCTGCAAGTCACTCGTCCAGACCACTTCTCCGGCGATGGACATTCTCAAATCTTCCAATGTCGAACGTGTCCTTTTCGACAAATTCGGGCCGGAGCGGACAAAACAGCTGATGGACGATCTGAACGAAAAGGGCAAATATATCCTGAGTCCGGAAGAGTTGGAGATGCTTCGCGAAGATTTCGATGCGGATTTCTGCAGCGATGAAGAGGGCAAGGCGGTGATCGCTTCCTATGCGAAGAAAGGGTACATCATGGACCCGCATACGGCGACCTGTTTGAAAGCGTACGAAAACCTGCGCAGAAAGAGCCTCAAGACCATCATCTACTCGACGGCGGAGTGGACGAAGTTCAGCCCAACCGTCTGTGAAGCGCTCGGCCATAAAGCCAAGCGTGACCTCGATGCACTGCAGTGGGTGAGCGAACATTACAACGTACCGGTTCCGAAGATGATCTCGGAACTCTTCGAAAAGCCGATCATCCACGACACGGTCATCGACAAAGAGCAGATCGAGGAAGAGATTCTCAAGTTTATCTGA
- a CDS encoding DUF4149 domain-containing protein translates to MPKKLWIPYLMLLGMTLGVGLCAGVFAAPVIFHADDLLGGGVLTHYQEGIIMTKIFLKSNWLVNATCIAILVVEGYHFLRFYRDQITFYSAFVTVWTGFMFTFYYTPQIVEFQKQGESILENELFQKAHMMSEWDFKIFVVALALLLGRYLYRKIV, encoded by the coding sequence ATGCCGAAAAAACTTTGGATTCCCTATCTGATGCTTCTGGGAATGACGCTCGGGGTGGGGCTCTGCGCCGGAGTTTTTGCGGCTCCCGTCATTTTTCATGCCGATGATCTTCTCGGAGGTGGCGTTCTCACCCATTATCAGGAGGGGATCATCATGACGAAGATATTCCTGAAGAGCAACTGGCTCGTCAATGCCACCTGTATCGCGATTCTCGTTGTGGAGGGGTATCACTTTTTGCGTTTTTACCGCGATCAGATCACATTCTACAGTGCTTTCGTCACAGTCTGGACAGGTTTTATGTTTACCTTCTACTATACGCCTCAGATCGTCGAGTTCCAAAAGCAGGGGGAATCGATCCTGGAGAACGAACTTTTCCAGAAAGCCCATATGATGTCTGAGTGGGATTTCAAGATCTTTGTGGTAGCATTGGCGCTATTACTGGGGCGGTATCTTTACAGAAAGATCGTCTGA
- a CDS encoding putative bifunctional diguanylate cyclase/phosphodiesterase: MEKIVIHRSIADGLLDSDEKFRALVEHAVVGIYIIQNGTFSYVNERLAEIFGYERPELIGKSNLDLTHPDDRGIASENIRKRIEGHEDSVEYSFRGLTKKGEVKYIKVYGSAFYYGGDRAIIGTLIDETETVLAKRQLEKLANYDPLTGLYNRRVFLDEFKRAVALGERRNHKVALILFDIDNFKRINDSLGHKAGDRLLDMIANRVEGVLRKTDLFARIGGDEFAIIVEDYFDTAEIGTLIGRIQKSVTDSFDIEGIFLHISFSIGVSLFPEHGKDIDTLQKAADIALYEAKRSGKNRFAFFAHNSDIMLDNIQMENELFKAIEKRELTAYLQPQIDLESGNLCGVETLVRWKHTKKGMMAPDRFLPLARELGILYKIDSFIIESVFELLEGWKKAYGFSSILSVNVSSALFHHQRFLADMESLHRRYGELCRLIELELTEDILIEDERHAHLLIKALKSLGFKLSIDDFGTGYSSLSHLKMLEVDKLKIDRSFVQDITKNPNDKAIVETIIAMGHTLGLEIVAEGVETEAQVRLLRSVGCDAVQGFYFSKPLPVETFEKRWIRNSH, encoded by the coding sequence ATGGAAAAGATCGTGATTCACCGCTCCATCGCCGACGGCCTGCTCGATTCGGACGAAAAGTTCCGCGCTCTCGTAGAGCATGCCGTCGTGGGCATCTACATCATCCAAAACGGCACGTTCAGCTATGTCAACGAGCGGCTTGCCGAAATATTCGGTTACGAAAGGCCGGAACTCATTGGAAAGAGCAATCTCGATCTGACACATCCGGATGACAGGGGCATCGCATCCGAAAACATCAGAAAACGGATCGAGGGGCACGAAGACAGTGTCGAGTACTCTTTTCGTGGATTGACAAAAAAAGGTGAGGTCAAATATATCAAGGTTTATGGTAGCGCTTTTTATTATGGTGGCGACAGGGCCATCATCGGTACGTTGATAGACGAGACCGAAACGGTTCTCGCCAAACGGCAGCTGGAGAAGCTCGCGAACTACGATCCTCTGACGGGGCTCTATAACCGTCGTGTTTTCCTCGATGAGTTCAAGCGAGCTGTCGCACTGGGAGAGCGCCGCAACCACAAAGTTGCACTCATCCTTTTCGATATCGACAACTTCAAACGCATCAACGATTCCCTGGGGCACAAAGCCGGTGACAGGCTCCTCGATATGATCGCGAACCGTGTCGAGGGCGTCCTTCGCAAAACAGACCTCTTCGCCCGTATCGGAGGGGATGAGTTCGCCATCATCGTCGAAGACTATTTCGATACCGCAGAGATAGGAACCTTGATAGGACGTATTCAAAAATCGGTGACCGACTCCTTCGATATCGAAGGTATTTTCCTGCATATCTCTTTCAGTATAGGCGTTTCGCTTTTCCCGGAACATGGAAAAGATATCGATACGCTTCAGAAAGCCGCCGACATAGCACTTTACGAAGCCAAGAGAAGTGGAAAGAACCGGTTCGCTTTTTTCGCCCACAACAGCGATATCATGCTCGACAACATCCAGATGGAGAACGAACTTTTCAAAGCGATAGAGAAACGGGAGTTGACAGCCTATCTGCAACCCCAGATCGATTTAGAGAGCGGAAATCTCTGTGGCGTGGAAACACTGGTACGCTGGAAACATACCAAAAAGGGGATGATGGCTCCGGACCGCTTTCTCCCTTTGGCAAGAGAGCTCGGAATTTTGTACAAAATCGATTCGTTCATCATCGAGAGTGTTTTCGAGCTGTTGGAGGGGTGGAAAAAGGCGTACGGTTTCTCCTCCATCCTCTCCGTCAATGTATCGAGCGCACTCTTCCATCACCAGCGGTTCCTTGCCGATATGGAGTCGCTGCATCGCCGATATGGCGAACTTTGCCGCCTCATAGAGCTGGAGCTGACGGAAGATATTCTGATAGAAGACGAGAGGCACGCCCATCTGCTGATCAAAGCCCTCAAGTCACTTGGCTTCAAACTTTCGATCGACGATTTCGGGACGGGATACTCTTCGCTGAGTCACCTGAAGATGCTGGAAGTGGACAAGCTGAAGATCGACAGAAGTTTCGTACAGGATATTACGAAAAATCCCAACGACAAGGCGATCGTCGAGACGATCATCGCCATGGGGCATACGCTGGGCCTGGAGATCGTTGCGGAAGGGGTCGAGACGGAAGCGCAGGTACGGCTTCTGCGATCGGTAGGGTGTGACGCTGTCCAGGGTTTCTACTTTTCGAAACCGCTTCCTGTCGAAACGTTCGAAAAGAGATGGATCCGAAATTCCCATTGA